Within Corallococcus exiguus, the genomic segment CTGCGCGCGCTGGCGCACGGCTCACCGCTCGTCGCGAGCGCCGTGGACCTGACGCTGGGCGGACTGAACCTGAACCGCCGCGCGGCCTCGCTGGGCCGCTCGCTGCTGGCGAAGGGGGCGGGCGCCTTCAGCCCCGTGCTCCAGAAGCGCCTGGAGCCGGATGCGCCCAAGTCACTCGTGTTCAACGCGGTGCCGGTGGACGTGGTGCTCAAGTGGGTGGAGCGCCAGTTGTCGCACGCGGACGAGTCCGCGCTGTATCAGCGCTTCACGCGCAAGCTGAACCGGCTCATCAACACCGAACGCGTCAGCCGGGACGACATCCGGTGGCTGCTGCGCGAGGGCGGTGAGCGCGAGCCCCGCAAGGTGATTGAACAGTTCGCCCGGTGGATCCGCCGGGGCGAGATGGTCTGCTACCGCACGGACTACGACTTCAAGCGCGGCTTCGGGAAGATTGAAATCCCCATGGCCATCATCTTCGGGGACCTGGATCCGCTGGCGTCCGTGGAATCCACGCGCAGCGTCTACCGCGCCGCGAAGAGCGAGTACCTGCTGTGGCGGCCGGTGAAGGGCAACAGCCACGTCGAGCTCACCATGGGGCACGACATCCGGCAGATCTGCTACGACATCAAGAACCTCATCGAGTACACCCGCACGCACCGCACCCGCTCGCCGGCCCTGCCGCGCTTGCGTTGAAGCGCGGACGTTCCGGCCAGACTGAAAAGTTGGTGCCTCCCGGGTGCGTGATAATTTCGCGCGCGTCTGTCTTCTGACGCATGTCACGGGAGTCGTCGATGAGGGGCTTGGCGGTGTCTCTGCTGGGATTGTGGCTCGTGCCGCTGGTGGCGCTGGCGCAGCAGCCGGCGGATTACAACACCATCACCTCCGTCAACGTCAGCGGCGGGACGGTGGAGATCTCCGGCAGCAAGAAGCCGGACTTCAACAGCTTCACCATGACGGACCCTCCGCGGCTCGTCATCGACGTGTCCGGCGCCGTCTTCAAGGACGTGCCCGAGGAGCTGCCGGTCGGCAATGGCACCGTGACGGGCATCCGCACGCAGGCCTATGGCACGGAGTCCTCGTCCATCGCGCGCATCCTCATCGGCTATGAGCGCGAGGTGGAGACGGACATCCAGACCTCCGGCAACAAGCTGGTGGTGAAGGTCCTGGGCAGCGGGGGCGGCGCGGTCGTCGCGCAGGTAACCCCCTCGGAAGGGCAGGGCACCTCCGCGCAGGGAGCCACCGCGGCCAACACCCAGGCCGGCTCCAACGCGCAGGACGCGGCCCGCGCCGCCGCGTCGGACCGGGAGGCGCAGGAGAAGGCCGTGAAGGCCGCCGCCGACGCCGCCCGGGCGGAGCGCGAGGCCCAGGAGAAGGCCGCCGCCGAGGCCACCGCCCGCGCCAAGGCGGATGCGGACGCGGAGAAGAAGCGCCAGGAGGAGGCCCAGGCCGCCGCGAAGCGCCAGGACGAGGAGCGCCGCGCGTCGGAGCAGGCCGCCGCCGCGGAGAAGAAGCGCCAGGACGAGGAGGCCCAGGCCGCCACGAAGCGCGCCGAGGATGAACGCCGCGCCACCGCGCAGGCCGCCGCCGACCAGAAGCGCCAGCAGGAAGCGGACGCGAAGACCGCCGCCGAAGAGAAGCGCGCCGCCGCGCAGGCCGCCGCCGAGGAGCGCCAGGCCGCCGCGAAGACGGCCGCGGAGCAGAAGCGCGCCGCCGCGCAGACCGCCGCCGAGGCGAAGCGCCTGAAGGATGAGGAGCGCCAGGCCGCCGCGCAGGCCCGCCGCGAGGAGCAGCAGTCGGCCCGCGAGGCCGCAGCCGACCAGAGGCGCCAGCGTGCGGCGGAGGCCCGTGAGCGCCGCGAGCAGGCCGTGGCGGCCCGTGAGTCGCGCGCCCGCCCCAGCCAGGGCAGCGCCGCGGCCGAGTCGCGCGAGAGCGGCGGGGGCGCGGTGTCGTCGCGCCGCAAGACGATGACGCAGATTGGCTTCCAGCAGCAGCCGGACAGCTCGCGCGTCTTCGTGCGCACCAACGAGCCGGTGCGCTACACGGTGGGCACCTCCGGCAACCAGGTGGTCCTGGAGCTGGAAAACACGCGCGTGGTGGAGTCCAACAACACGCTCCCCCTGGACACGCACTTCTTCCCGTCGGCCGTGTCGCGGGTGGAGGCGTTCTCCGGCGCGGGCCAGACGGTGCGCGTCGTCATCCAGCTGAAGCAGGGGGTTCGCTATGAGACACGCCAGGAAGGCGGCCTCATCACCCTCGACTTCCCGCGCCCGGGCCGGTAGGACGGGGCGGGCGCCGTTGCCGGCACGGCGCCCACCGCCCACGCCTCCCGCATGACCTTCCTTGCCCCGGTCGTCCTGACGCTCTGGGTGTCGGCCCAGATTCCGCTGGCCACGCAGGTGGAGCTTCCCACCGGCGAGGTCGTGGAGCTCGCGGCCGACTACGTCGTCTTCGAGAACGACGTCCTCACCGCCCGGGGCCACTGCGAGCTGCGCAGCGGCCCCAACGTGCTTCGCGCGGATGAGGTGACGTACAGCGAGGCCACGCAGGTGGCCACCGCCACCGGCAACGTGATGTTCGTCAGCGGCTTGATGGCCGCCATCGCGGACGACGTGCGCGTGGACCTGCGCTCCAACGAGGCCAACGTGAAGGGCGGCCTCTTCATGCAGAAGAAGGGCGTCACCCCCGAAGCGCTCCAGGCCGCCAAGACGCCGGACGAATTGCGCAAGCTGGGGGAGACGCCCGTCCTGATGAGCGGCACGCGCATCCGCCGCACCGGGGAGACGGCCTTCTCCGTGGACGGCCTGGCCTTCACCCCGTGTCAGTGCGGCCCGGGCGAGCCGGGCTGGCGGGTGGAGGCGAAGGAGGCCAACGTGAAGATGGGCGAGCGCGCCATCCTCACCTGGCCCGTGGTGTACGTGCGCTCGGTGCCGGTGTTCGCGCTGCCGTGGCTGTACCTGCCCCTGGCGGAACGCCGCTCCGGCCTGCTCATCCCCCGTCCGTCCAACTCAGGCCTCAACGGCTTCGGGCTGGACGTCCCCGTCTTCGTCACGCTGGGGGAGAGCTACGACCTGACGTTCACGCCGGGCATCTACACGGGCGGCGGGGACATCTCGAACCCCCGGTTCGTCGAGGTGGACGAGGACGGCAACTCGACGCCCATCCGCGAGCTCCGCCCCACTGGCGTGAAGGGCCCCCGGCTGCTGACCGAGTTCCGCTACGTCCCCAGCGACCGCACGCGAGGCCGGGCCACGCTGGGCTTCCTCTACGACCTGCGGCCCCGGCTGGATCCCACCACCTCCGACTTCCTGCGCGTCGTGGACCGGACCAACCCGAAGGAGCCCTTCTACACGTCGCAGATCATCGACGAGAAGCGCGGCCTGCGGGGCGAGGCGTCCTGGCAGCACACGCAGGACCTGGGCGACGGCTGGCACGACCGCGTGGACGCGTACTTCGTGTCGGATGGCTTCTACACGCGCGACCTCACCGCCGACCTGCTGGTGCAGAACACCAACTACCTGCGCAGCACCGCCGTCGTGTACCAGCGCCGCGACGAACGCTACCTGGGGCTGGACGTGTCGCTGCGCCAGGACCTGCGCTACGCCTACCGCTTCTTCCAGCCGAACCCCGTCCCCGCGGTGGCTTCGCTGAGTGGCGACGCCTTCAACCCCCACGGCCCCACGACGTTCCAGCGCCTGCCGGGCATCACCCTGGCCCTGCCCCAGCGGCCCCTCTTCGGCGGACGGGTGATGGGCGGAATGCAGGTGGAGTACAGCCGGCTGGCGCCCCTGCGCAGCGGCGGTTTCGCGGACGACGGCTCCGACGGGCTCTTCTCGCTCGCCGGCACCTGGCGCCCCGAGGGCACGCCGCTGGACATCAACACCTTCACCCTGCCCAAGGACGAACTGGAGGGCAACGGCCGCCTGGACCCCACCGAGCGCGAGGGCCGCGACCGCGTGTCGTTGGCCCCGCGCCTGTCCACGTCCTACGGGCTGGGCAACTGGGGCCGGCTGACGCCTTCCGTGGCGCTGCGCCAGGACGTGTCCGTGGGCGAGGTCTCCGGCCGCACCGCCGCGCGCGGCTACGCGCTGGCGGACCTGATGCTGGACTCGCAGCTGGCGCGCACCTTCGCGGACCGGGACACGCTCTACCGCCACACGATGTCCCCGTCGGTGAACCTGCGCTACGTGCCCGGCGGCTGGGGCCACGGGCTCACCGCCCTCAACGGCAGCGGCACCGGCACCGTGCCGCTCATCTACGACGAGTGGGACTCCGCGGTGCCACTCCAGTCCAACGGCAGCGTGCGCAGCTTCCTCCACGCCGTGGTCGCCGTGGATCAGTCGTTGCGCGTTCGCAAGGGACCCACCACGCGGGAGCCGCTTCGCCTGCGCATCGGCCAGGGGTTCGACCTGTCGCGCATCGCGCCCGTCGCGGGCCGGGACATCGTGCAGGGCAGCGTGGTGCGCGACACCTTCGCGCGGCTGTCCGCCAGCGCTGGCGTGCTCACCGCGGGCGGGCTCGTGCGCATGGACCCGACGACGCTCGACATCACCCAGCTGTCCGCTGACTTCACCATCGACAACGGCAAGGGCAACGCCCTTTACGCGCGGTACGACGACCTGCTGGCCGTGAAACAATTGTCAATTGATCGTGGGTTGGATCCTTTGGCACAAGGACCCGATTTCGTGCGCCGGGGCGTGGACATGCTGGTGGGAGACGCACCTCGTCCCCTGCCGTCCCACAACGATCAAGTCGACCCCTCTCCGACCGAACGGGCACAGGCCCTCACTGTTGGTACGCGAATCAAGCTCGGATTCGGGCTCGGGTTGCGATACGAAGCACTTGTGCAGCCGCTTTATAAGGATCTGATTACCCAGGAAAGTCAGCCCCTTGCGCAGCAGACCTTTGGCGTGTCGTATGGACCCGCCTGTGACTGCTGGCGTATCGAAGGGGTTGTGATCCTGCGGCGCAACCAGACGCCGGAATTCGCCGGCGTGAATCTGAGTGTGGCCGGATTCGGATCCTTCGGGTCGGGAGGTTAGGAATCACCCGCCGTACGCGAGCGTTGCACACACCTCGGAAACATCCCCCCTAGAGGAGAAGTACTTCGTGTCGGATCTCGGAAAAAGAATTGGCCAGCGCATTCGCGAGCTTCGCACGCAGCGCCCGGAGCGATGGACGCAGGAAGAGCTCGCGGAGCGAGCGCAGATCAGTGTGTCCTTCCTGTCGATGATCGAACGCGGCGAGCGCGTGCCCCACGTGGAAACCCTGGCGGCCCTTTCCAATGCCCTCAGCGTCAGTCTCGGTGAGCTCTTCACGGGCACCGAGCAGACGCCTGCCCAGACGGAGGACCTGCTGCGTCCCCTTTCGGATTTCGCCCGTGCACGCGGCCTCAACGCGCGCGACGTGGACCGCCTGCTCGGCGTGGC encodes:
- a CDS encoding alpha/beta fold hydrolase, which encodes MRLPDWRSALPGPPMPTVDEVDFRALYSKTNYVVETADGWSLVITRYRPVKQAFAQPLFGEPLLLVHGFSQNRHTWTSGQFVKNLLFFGVDIHILELRGHGKSSIAFQKERAERFKRPLPQDLDYGWDLDSYFLYDLPAAVSGVKRITRRERVFYCGHSMGGMLGYGYAGIHDDFEGLITIGSPADLGRGFMLLRALAHGSPLVASAVDLTLGGLNLNRRAASLGRSLLAKGAGAFSPVLQKRLEPDAPKSLVFNAVPVDVVLKWVERQLSHADESALYQRFTRKLNRLINTERVSRDDIRWLLREGGEREPRKVIEQFARWIRRGEMVCYRTDYDFKRGFGKIEIPMAIIFGDLDPLASVESTRSVYRAAKSEYLLWRPVKGNSHVELTMGHDIRQICYDIKNLIEYTRTHRTRSPALPRLR
- a CDS encoding AMIN domain-containing protein, coding for MRGLAVSLLGLWLVPLVALAQQPADYNTITSVNVSGGTVEISGSKKPDFNSFTMTDPPRLVIDVSGAVFKDVPEELPVGNGTVTGIRTQAYGTESSSIARILIGYEREVETDIQTSGNKLVVKVLGSGGGAVVAQVTPSEGQGTSAQGATAANTQAGSNAQDAARAAASDREAQEKAVKAAADAARAEREAQEKAAAEATARAKADADAEKKRQEEAQAAAKRQDEERRASEQAAAAEKKRQDEEAQAATKRAEDERRATAQAAADQKRQQEADAKTAAEEKRAAAQAAAEERQAAAKTAAEQKRAAAQTAAEAKRLKDEERQAAAQARREEQQSAREAAADQRRQRAAEARERREQAVAARESRARPSQGSAAAESRESGGGAVSSRRKTMTQIGFQQQPDSSRVFVRTNEPVRYTVGTSGNQVVLELENTRVVESNNTLPLDTHFFPSAVSRVEAFSGAGQTVRVVIQLKQGVRYETRQEGGLITLDFPRPGR
- a CDS encoding LPS-assembly protein LptD; the protein is MTFLAPVVLTLWVSAQIPLATQVELPTGEVVELAADYVVFENDVLTARGHCELRSGPNVLRADEVTYSEATQVATATGNVMFVSGLMAAIADDVRVDLRSNEANVKGGLFMQKKGVTPEALQAAKTPDELRKLGETPVLMSGTRIRRTGETAFSVDGLAFTPCQCGPGEPGWRVEAKEANVKMGERAILTWPVVYVRSVPVFALPWLYLPLAERRSGLLIPRPSNSGLNGFGLDVPVFVTLGESYDLTFTPGIYTGGGDISNPRFVEVDEDGNSTPIRELRPTGVKGPRLLTEFRYVPSDRTRGRATLGFLYDLRPRLDPTTSDFLRVVDRTNPKEPFYTSQIIDEKRGLRGEASWQHTQDLGDGWHDRVDAYFVSDGFYTRDLTADLLVQNTNYLRSTAVVYQRRDERYLGLDVSLRQDLRYAYRFFQPNPVPAVASLSGDAFNPHGPTTFQRLPGITLALPQRPLFGGRVMGGMQVEYSRLAPLRSGGFADDGSDGLFSLAGTWRPEGTPLDINTFTLPKDELEGNGRLDPTEREGRDRVSLAPRLSTSYGLGNWGRLTPSVALRQDVSVGEVSGRTAARGYALADLMLDSQLARTFADRDTLYRHTMSPSVNLRYVPGGWGHGLTALNGSGTGTVPLIYDEWDSAVPLQSNGSVRSFLHAVVAVDQSLRVRKGPTTREPLRLRIGQGFDLSRIAPVAGRDIVQGSVVRDTFARLSASAGVLTAGGLVRMDPTTLDITQLSADFTIDNGKGNALYARYDDLLAVKQLSIDRGLDPLAQGPDFVRRGVDMLVGDAPRPLPSHNDQVDPSPTERAQALTVGTRIKLGFGLGLRYEALVQPLYKDLITQESQPLAQQTFGVSYGPACDCWRIEGVVILRRNQTPEFAGVNLSVAGFGSFGSGG
- a CDS encoding helix-turn-helix domain-containing protein, whose amino-acid sequence is MSDLGKRIGQRIRELRTQRPERWTQEELAERAQISVSFLSMIERGERVPHVETLAALSNALSVSLGELFTGTEQTPAQTEDLLRPLSDFARARGLNARDVDRLLGVARVMFNGSAA